A region from the Geobacter benzoatilyticus genome encodes:
- a CDS encoding TIGR00730 family Rossman fold protein, producing MQRICVFCGSSMGRNGAYRDAAAALGRLLAREGIGLVYGGASVGLMGTVADAALAGGGEVIGVIPRALEAKEIAHAGLSALHVVETMHERKALMAELADGFIALPGGMGTFDEFFEVVTWAQLGIHAKPFGLLNVAGYYDRLAAFLDHTVAEGFVRGEHREMIAVEESPEALLERFRTRRAPVVEKWLDLGGG from the coding sequence ATGCAGCGAATCTGCGTCTTTTGCGGTTCAAGTATGGGGAGAAACGGCGCCTACCGTGACGCCGCGGCGGCACTGGGCCGGCTCCTGGCACGGGAGGGGATCGGCCTCGTCTACGGCGGGGCAAGCGTCGGCCTCATGGGGACCGTAGCCGACGCGGCCCTGGCGGGGGGCGGCGAGGTAATCGGCGTCATCCCCCGCGCCCTGGAGGCCAAGGAGATCGCCCATGCAGGGCTTTCGGCCCTCCACGTGGTGGAGACCATGCACGAGCGCAAGGCCCTCATGGCCGAGCTGGCCGACGGGTTCATCGCCCTTCCCGGCGGCATGGGAACCTTCGACGAGTTCTTCGAAGTGGTCACCTGGGCCCAGCTCGGCATCCACGCGAAGCCCTTCGGCCTCCTGAATGTGGCGGGGTACTACGACCGGCTGGCCGCGTTTCTCGACCACACCGTGGCCGAGGGATTCGTCAGGGGGGAGCACCGGGAGATGATTGCCGTGGAAGAGAGCCCGGAGGCCCTGCTGGAGCGGTTTCGTACTCGCCGTGCCCCGGTGGTGGAAAAGTGGCTTGATCTGGGAGGGGGTTGA
- a CDS encoding translation initiation factor Sui1: MKKGNSSDTPLVWSSEHGRVCPGCGKPLAGCVCKKQQSRPAGDGIVRVRRESKGRGGKTVTVITGVPLGSEGITALAGELKRRCGTGGTVKDGNIEIQGDHADLLVAELAKRGYTVKRAGG; this comes from the coding sequence GTGAAAAAAGGGAATTCTTCCGATACCCCGCTGGTCTGGTCGTCGGAGCATGGTCGGGTTTGCCCCGGCTGCGGCAAGCCGCTGGCGGGGTGCGTCTGCAAGAAACAGCAGTCCCGTCCGGCAGGGGATGGCATCGTCCGGGTTCGGCGCGAGTCCAAAGGGCGCGGCGGCAAGACCGTGACTGTTATAACCGGTGTCCCCTTGGGGAGCGAGGGGATCACCGCCCTGGCCGGCGAGCTGAAGCGCCGCTGCGGCACCGGCGGGACGGTGAAAGACGGTAACATCGAGATCCAGGGTGATCACGCCGATCTTCTGGTGGCCGAGCTGGCGAAGCGCGGCTACACCGTCAAGCGGGCAGGGGGGTAG
- a CDS encoding response regulator — translation MSRILIVDDNEQNLYMLEVLLSANGFQVLSAPNGAEALSMARNSPPDLIISDILMPVMDGYAFCRECKKSDRLKNIPFIFYTATFTEEDDRKLALSLGADCFLLKPTEPEELMRIVRSLLAATESGVHGGAPGEEEEDGHFREYSEALFRKLQKKMVDLEKTNHELEHEIRERKNAEKELQQLNHALEERVAERTALLAATNEQLREEVTRSKQAQEEIALLNDVLLKRTASLEMLNRELEAFSSAVTHDLRAPLRSITGYTAIVREECGEAVGEAVLEYLRRIERNTSRMNELIDALRGLSQASSATIHPNMVDLSDIASEIATALHEGNPERQVTFAIADGVAAEADRPLIRSALENLLNNAWKYTRRKETARIEFGIIENDQRVYFVKDNGAGFDMRYVSKLFTPFQRLHHQEEFEGTGVGLATVQRIVHRHGGNIWAEGKVEEGATFYFTLGRAVPDWQSEAAIGTVSH, via the coding sequence ATGTCACGAATTCTGATTGTCGACGACAACGAGCAAAACCTCTATATGCTGGAAGTTTTACTTTCCGCCAATGGCTTTCAGGTACTCTCCGCGCCAAATGGGGCCGAGGCGCTGTCAATGGCCCGGAACTCGCCCCCCGACCTCATCATCAGCGATATTCTCATGCCGGTCATGGACGGGTATGCATTCTGCCGCGAATGCAAAAAATCGGACCGGCTGAAAAATATTCCCTTCATATTTTACACCGCAACATTTACCGAAGAAGACGACCGGAAACTCGCCCTGAGTCTTGGTGCCGACTGCTTTCTCCTCAAGCCTACGGAACCGGAAGAATTGATGCGGATTGTCCGTAGCCTGCTCGCCGCAACGGAGTCCGGGGTCCACGGAGGAGCACCGGGAGAAGAGGAAGAAGACGGGCACTTTCGCGAATATAGCGAAGCGCTGTTCCGTAAACTGCAAAAGAAGATGGTTGATCTGGAAAAGACCAACCACGAATTGGAACACGAAATTCGCGAACGGAAGAATGCGGAAAAAGAGTTGCAGCAGTTGAACCATGCTCTCGAAGAACGGGTTGCCGAGCGCACGGCCCTCCTTGCCGCAACCAACGAACAGTTGCGGGAGGAAGTCACACGGTCCAAACAGGCCCAGGAAGAAATCGCCCTGCTGAATGATGTCCTGTTGAAACGGACCGCATCCCTCGAGATGCTGAACCGGGAACTGGAGGCTTTCAGCTCGGCGGTGACCCACGACCTCCGGGCGCCCCTCCGCAGCATTACCGGCTATACCGCCATCGTCCGCGAGGAGTGCGGGGAAGCGGTCGGGGAAGCGGTGCTTGAATACCTCAGAAGGATCGAGAGGAACACCTCCAGGATGAACGAACTGATTGACGCCCTGCGGGGATTGTCGCAGGCCAGCTCTGCCACGATACATCCCAACATGGTCGACCTGAGCGATATTGCCAGCGAGATCGCTACAGCGCTTCATGAAGGGAACCCGGAACGTCAGGTGACATTTGCCATAGCCGACGGCGTGGCGGCAGAAGCAGACCGGCCCCTTATCAGATCAGCCCTTGAGAATCTTCTGAATAACGCCTGGAAATACACCCGCCGGAAAGAAACCGCTCGGATCGAATTCGGCATCATTGAGAACGATCAACGCGTCTATTTTGTCAAAGACAACGGCGCCGGTTTTGACATGAGGTACGTTTCAAAACTTTTCACTCCCTTCCAGCGCTTGCATCATCAAGAAGAGTTCGAAGGAACGGGAGTCGGGCTGGCAACAGTCCAGCGGATCGTTCACCGCCACGGAGGCAACATCTGGGCGGAAGGAAAGGTGGAGGAAGGAGCAACCTTCTATTTCACGCTCGGCCGGGCAGTGCCCGATTGGCAGAGTGAAGCCGCCATCGGGACAGTCTCCCACTAA
- a CDS encoding rhodanese-like domain-containing protein: MNIRTTGNTLAVLAVAALMVAPAAQAADQPPPAKTRDVKSCAICHAPENGQLRAFFDTLSTKSQSIQLKLDNGPEVVRFNSGTLKVLNGSAPDNVEKSLRGIKKGHEVRVAYVEGADGIKSISEISIKPPMKVPAEKQLTVDAIERLLKGKTKYTLVDARPPLKFQEGSIPTAINIPFPAFQKNLDKLPKDKGELLVYFCAGVTUALSPSSAREAEKLGYTNVKIFHDGIPEWNKRNYTVLDPKALKEAWLDKDLSFVLLDVRPPKDAGAGFIKGAVNIPEKALDKALKTFPNKDLKPPIVIYDAKGDGSARKVAMKLVEAGYPGPRILTGGFAAWKAADYGIETGKPAATVTYAPKPKPGTIPVAEFEAFAKGIPPTVQILDVRTAEEAEDTGIIKGAINIPAEEIIARLAEIPRDKELVLHCATGARAEMTYTILKEKGYKVRFLDATIITDDDGTFTIKK, translated from the coding sequence ATGAACATTCGCACAACCGGAAACACGCTTGCCGTACTGGCTGTCGCCGCGCTGATGGTTGCGCCGGCGGCACAGGCGGCCGACCAGCCGCCACCCGCAAAGACCCGTGACGTCAAGTCCTGCGCCATCTGTCACGCGCCGGAAAACGGGCAGCTGCGGGCATTTTTCGACACTCTGTCCACGAAGTCGCAGTCCATCCAGCTCAAGCTGGACAACGGTCCCGAGGTGGTCAGGTTTAACAGCGGCACACTAAAAGTCCTCAACGGCTCGGCCCCGGACAACGTGGAGAAATCCCTGCGCGGCATCAAAAAGGGGCACGAGGTGCGGGTCGCCTACGTGGAAGGGGCCGACGGCATCAAGAGCATTTCGGAAATCTCCATCAAGCCCCCCATGAAGGTGCCGGCCGAGAAGCAGCTGACCGTCGACGCAATCGAGCGCCTGCTGAAGGGAAAAACGAAGTACACCCTCGTGGATGCCCGTCCTCCCCTCAAGTTCCAGGAAGGGTCCATACCCACCGCCATCAACATCCCGTTCCCGGCGTTCCAGAAGAACCTCGACAAGCTCCCCAAGGACAAGGGAGAACTCCTGGTCTACTTCTGCGCCGGCGTCACCTGAGCGCTCAGCCCCTCCTCCGCCCGTGAGGCGGAGAAACTCGGCTACACCAACGTCAAAATCTTCCACGACGGCATCCCCGAGTGGAACAAGCGCAACTACACCGTCCTGGACCCCAAGGCCCTCAAAGAAGCATGGCTCGACAAGGATCTCTCCTTCGTGCTCCTGGATGTCCGCCCCCCAAAAGACGCCGGGGCCGGTTTCATCAAGGGAGCGGTGAACATTCCGGAAAAGGCCCTCGACAAGGCCCTCAAGACCTTCCCGAACAAAGATCTTAAGCCCCCCATCGTGATTTATGACGCCAAAGGGGACGGCAGCGCCCGAAAAGTGGCCATGAAGCTGGTTGAGGCGGGCTATCCGGGGCCGCGGATTCTGACGGGCGGTTTTGCCGCCTGGAAGGCGGCCGATTACGGGATTGAAACCGGCAAGCCGGCAGCCACAGTGACGTACGCCCCCAAACCGAAACCCGGCACCATCCCGGTGGCCGAGTTCGAGGCCTTTGCCAAGGGGATTCCCCCCACTGTCCAGATTCTTGACGTCCGCACGGCGGAAGAAGCCGAAGACACGGGCATTATCAAGGGCGCCATCAACATCCCGGCCGAAGAAATCATCGCGCGCCTGGCCGAAATCCCCAGGGACAAGGAACTGGTCCTGCACTGCGCCACCGGCGCCCGGGCCGAGATGACCTACACCATATTGAAGGAAAAGGGGTACAAGGTCCGCTTCCTCGACGCCACCATCATCACCGATGATGATGGCACCTTCACGATCAAGAAATAA
- a CDS encoding response regulator, with protein MENKILIIEDNDQNLYLLTFILEKHGYEVFAARDGIEGIAAAGRVRPALILLDIQLPEMDGYDVARNLRANPALAEVPIVAVTSYAMAGDREKALLAGCTGYLEKPINPDTFMQQVREHLPS; from the coding sequence GTGGAAAACAAAATCCTCATCATCGAAGACAATGATCAGAACCTGTACCTGCTGACATTCATTCTGGAAAAGCACGGCTATGAAGTCTTTGCCGCCAGGGACGGGATCGAGGGGATTGCCGCTGCCGGCAGGGTCAGGCCGGCACTCATACTCCTCGACATCCAGCTGCCCGAAATGGACGGATACGACGTAGCCCGCAACCTCAGGGCCAACCCGGCCCTGGCAGAAGTTCCCATAGTCGCCGTCACCTCATACGCCATGGCCGGCGACCGTGAAAAGGCGCTGCTGGCAGGTTGTACGGGCTATCTTGAGAAACCCATCAATCCAGACACATTCATGCAGCAGGTAAGGGAACACCTCCCCTCCTGA